Proteins encoded together in one Methanobacterium bryantii window:
- the afpA gene encoding archaeoflavoprotein AfpA yields MKKRKVAWGITGSGDKLVEITEIVRKIKEEYEDEFEIRAYVSKAGDQVLKYYGLFKTLEIDFDRLWVEINANAPFLAGEIQLGSYEFMLIAPATSNTVAKIALRIGDSLIPNAAIMGQKANIPIYVLPSDVEEGVTVTQLPDGSDLELIIRKEDVEHVDKLASMGIHILKSPEEIYDVFKNHSSKK; encoded by the coding sequence ATGAAAAAACGAAAAGTAGCCTGGGGAATAACTGGAAGCGGCGATAAGCTGGTAGAAATAACAGAAATCGTTCGAAAAATAAAAGAAGAATACGAGGATGAATTTGAAATAAGGGCATACGTATCTAAAGCTGGAGATCAGGTTTTAAAATATTATGGCCTTTTTAAGACGTTGGAGATTGATTTTGACAGGCTTTGGGTAGAAATTAACGCTAATGCACCTTTTTTAGCAGGTGAAATACAGCTTGGATCCTATGAATTCATGTTAATTGCTCCCGCAACATCCAACACCGTTGCAAAGATAGCATTAAGGATAGGTGATTCATTAATTCCTAATGCAGCCATTATGGGTCAAAAAGCAAATATTCCAATTTATGTACTGCCATCAGACGTAGAAGAAGGAGTTACAGTAACACAACTCCCCGATGGGAGCGATCTTGAATTGATTATAAGAAAAGAAGACGTAGAACACGTTGATAAACTAGCCAGCATGGGCATACATATATTAAAGAGCCCTGAAGAAATTTATGATGTTTTTAAGAATCATTCGAGCAAAAAATGA
- a CDS encoding flavin reductase family protein — protein MKKSIGAKTIVYPTPVFIVGTYDENGKPNAMNVAWGGISCSSPPCVSISVREATYTHGNILNKKAFTVNIPSESHIKEADYFGIVSGKNENKFASTGLTPVKSKLVDAPYIKEFPLILECKLVNTTELGLHTHFTGKIMDVKVDENLIDNGNPDIEQIKPFLYDPSSRSYYGIGKRLKNAFSVGKDIKS, from the coding sequence ATGAAAAAATCAATTGGTGCAAAAACGATTGTATATCCCACTCCTGTTTTTATAGTTGGAACTTATGATGAAAATGGGAAACCAAATGCTATGAACGTTGCATGGGGAGGAATATCATGTTCCAGCCCGCCTTGTGTTTCCATTTCAGTAAGAGAAGCTACTTATACCCACGGAAATATTCTAAATAAAAAAGCTTTTACAGTAAATATTCCATCTGAAAGTCACATTAAAGAAGCAGATTATTTTGGGATTGTGTCTGGAAAAAATGAAAATAAATTTGCTTCGACAGGGTTAACACCTGTTAAAAGCAAACTTGTAGATGCGCCTTACATCAAAGAGTTTCCTCTTATTCTAGAATGTAAACTTGTTAACACAACTGAACTAGGATTACACACCCACTTTACAGGCAAAATAATGGATGTAAAAGTGGATGAAAATTTAATTGATAATGGAAATCCAGACATAGAACAAATTAAGCCATTTTTATACGATCCTTCATCTCGATCTTATTATGGTATCGGTAAACGTCTTAAAAATGCATTTTCAGTAGGAAAAGATATAAAAAGTTGA
- a CDS encoding adenosine-specific kinase, giving the protein MKFETKIVKLEAPADCNLILGQSHFIKTVEDLHEAIVNTVPGAEFGLAFSEASGDCLVRKSGNDESLTELAADKTFELGCGHSFLIFLKNAYPINVIQRIMNVPEVVNIYCATANPVQVIVAETEQGKGILSIIDGFKPKGIESKDDEEYRKNFLREFGYKF; this is encoded by the coding sequence ATGAAATTTGAAACTAAAATAGTAAAATTAGAAGCTCCAGCGGATTGTAACTTAATTTTAGGCCAGAGTCATTTCATAAAAACAGTTGAAGACCTTCATGAAGCAATTGTAAATACAGTGCCAGGTGCTGAATTTGGACTTGCATTTAGTGAAGCTTCAGGAGATTGTTTGGTAAGAAAATCAGGTAATGATGAATCCCTTACTGAACTTGCAGCAGATAAGACGTTTGAACTTGGATGTGGCCATTCATTTTTAATATTTCTTAAAAATGCATATCCAATCAACGTTATACAGCGTATAATGAACGTGCCTGAAGTTGTAAATATTTACTGTGCAACTGCAAATCCTGTCCAGGTAATAGTTGCTGAAACTGAGCAGGGGAAAGGTATATTAAGTATAATAGACGGTTTTAAACCTAAAGGAATCGAAAGTAAAGACGACGAAGAATACCGGAAAAACTTTTTAAGAGAATTTGGTTATAAATTTTAA